A stretch of Plasmodium chabaudi chabaudi strain AS genome assembly, chromosome: 14 DNA encodes these proteins:
- a CDS encoding DNA ligase I, putative, with protein sequence MKLLLLVLLTKMYFCKIKRYMRTEYNYVTPFMKSKLFHNYKNKFNVIIVKNIRNNVPNRNDKYLKCLSFPKKMEGDEQCDTKVEETHVKSEEKEVSKRKNTNDDGTKTKKPKGKNENEIKKGSLFNCKVYEDEKISDLASPKFNPANFDISNLCLPEKDKAKHKFKDSLLFTFLTNTFNQIEELKGSGAGSKKNVAIILSNVFRVLIYYSPNDLIPAVYITLNKVAPDYQNVEAGVGEALILKTMSEAYSRTEASIKKDLQQIEDLGIIAESCSCKMRTIFPLPRLTIQSVFNELKSIPNISGSNSQQKKREVIKKLLVSAKTSEAKYIVRFLQQRLRIGVNSATVLQALAYAFVLTRPELPENIIKEGKLMNEKLLNESVAVKGDNATEIKNENNIKSEKKNDADNKTSALDTDQFNDLVKSIKMRNERMSKPNLFYNIGKEGDTRLLPIFKELKNAYCDVNNDSDIFECMEKSVKSALCELPNIEMIIQNLLNGDDMNVLMKKCTVKTGVPVQPMLAKPTKGIQEVLDRFNNVTFTCEYKYDGERAQIHYIDKDNIKIFSRNLETMTEKYPDVIQIVKDQIMPGVTESIIDSEVVAYDIENKKILPFQILTTRKRKDVDIENIKVKICLFPFDLICCNGVPVIKEPLEIRRKLLYSLLKCKEGVLEYATHSEMNNIEDIDMFLQDAIENSCEGLMVKTLLDNASYEPSRRSLNWLKVKKDYIEGLSDSVDLVPIAGYYGKGKRSGVYGAFVLAAYNSETENFQTVCKAGTGFSDEILNALHESLSDKIIPNKKSYYEVSDKLNPDVWFDAHYVWEIKAADLSLSPVHTAAIGVYSDDKGIGLRFPRFLRLRDDKNPEQATTTQQIVEFYEAQFASNKNKNNYNDDSGSE encoded by the exons tttttgtaaaataaaaagatacATGAGAActgaatataattatgtaacACCATTTATGAAAAGcaaattatttcataattataaaaataagtttaATGTGATAATTGTAAAGAATATTAGAAATAACGTGCCAAAtagaaatgataaatattt aaaatgtttatcatttcctaaaaaaatggaaggAGACGAGCAATGTGATACCAAAGTAGAAGAGACTCATGTTAAAAGTGAAGAAAAGGAAGTATCAAAAAGGAAGAATACAAACGATGATGGTACAAAAACAAAGAAACCAAAAGGAaagaatgaaaatgaaataaaaaagggtTCATTATTTAACTGTAAAGTTTATGaggatgaaaaaataagtgaTTTAGCATCACCAAAATTTAATCCTGCCAATTTTGATATAAGTAATTTATGCTTACCTGAAAAGGATAAAGCAAAACACAAGTTTAAAGAttccttattatttacatttctTACAAATACATTTAATCAAATTGAAGAATTAAAAGGTAGTGGTGCAGGAAGCAAGAAAAATGTAgctattattttatcaaacgTTTTTCgtgttttaatatattatagcCCTAATGATTTAATTCCGGcagtatatataactttAAATAAAGTGGCACCAGATTACCAAAATGTCGAAGCAGGGGTTGGTGAGgcattaatattaaaaacaatGTCAGAAGCATATAGTAGAACTGAAGctagtataaaaaaagatttGCAGCAAATTGAGGATTTAGGAATAATAGCGGAAAGTTGTTCATGTAAAATGAGAACTATATTTCCTTTACCTAGGTTAACTATTCAATCCGTTtttaatgaattaaaaagtatACCAAATATTAGTGGCTCTAATTCTCAACAGAAAAAAAGagaagtaataaaaaagctaTTAGTTAGTGCAAAAACTTCAGAggcaaaatatatagtgcGATTTTTACAGCAACGTTTAAGAATTGGTGTAAATAGTGCTACTGTTTTGCAAGCTTTGGCATACGCTTTTGTATTAACGCGCCCTGAACTTCCAGAAAATATCATAAAGGAGGGAAAATTAATGAATGAAAAATTGCTAAATGAGTCAGTAGCGGTTAAGGGTGATAATGCCacagaaataaaaaatgaaaataatataaaatcggaaaagaaaaatgatGCGGATAACAAAACAAGTGCGTTGGACACTGACCAATTTAATGATTTAGTAAAATCAATAAAGATGCGTAATGAAAGAATGAGTAAACCCAACTTGTTTTATAACATAGGAAAAGAAGGAGATACTCGCTTATTGCctatatttaaagaattaaaaaatgcatattgtGATGTAAATAATGATTCAGATATTTTTGAATGTATGGAAAAATCTGTAAAAAGTGCTTTATGTGAATTACCAAATATTGAAATGATTATACAAAACTTATTAAATGGTGATGATATGAATGtgttaatgaaaaaatgtacTGTTAAAACCGGAGTTCCAGTGCAGCCTATGTTAGCTAAGCCAACAAAAGGAATACAAGAAGTTTTAGATAGATTTAATAATGTTACATTTACAtgtgaatataaatatgacgGTGAAAGAGCCcaaattcattatattgataaagataatataaagatTTTTAGTAGAAATTTAGAAACAATGACAGAGAAATACCCTGATGTTATTCAAATTGTAAAAGATCAAATAATGCCTGGTGTTACTGAATCTATTATTGATAGTGAAGTTGTAGCATATGATATtgagaataaaaaaatattaccgTTTCAAATATTAACAACACGAAAAAGAAAGGATGTAGATATAGAAAACATAAAAGTGAAAATATGCTTGTTTCCATTTGATTTAATATGTTGCAATGGGGTACCTGTAATAAAAGAACCATTAGAAATTAGAAGGaagttattatattctttattaaaatgtaaaGAAGGAGTGCTAGAATATGCAACACATTcagaaatgaataatattgaaGATATAGATATGTTTTTACAAGATGCTATTGAAAATAGTTGTGAAGGTTTAATGGTTAAAACTTTACTCGACAATGCTTCTTATGAGCCATCAAGACGATCATTAAACTGGTTAAAGGTGAAAAAAGATTACATAGAAGGATTATCAGACTCAGTTGATTTAGTGCCTATAGCTGGATATTATggaaaaggaaaaagaaGTGGGGTTTATGGTGCTTTTGTTTTAGCTGCATATAATTCTGAAACAGAAAACTTCCAGACAGTATGTAAAGCAGGTACCGGTTTTAGTGATGAAATTTTGAATGCATTACATGAATCTTTAAgtgataaaattatacctaataaaaaatcatattatGAAGTATCAGATAAACTAAACCCTGATGTATGGTTTGATGCTCATTATGTATGGGAAATTAAAGCAGCAGATTTATCTTTATCGCCTGTCCATACTGCAGCTATCGGAGTATATTCAGATGATAAAGGAATTGGGTTAAGATTCCCAAGGTTTCTTAGATTGAGGGATGATAAAAATCCAGAACAAGCAACCACAACTCAGCAGATTGTCGAATTTTACGAAGCTCAATTTGCTTcgaacaaaaataaaaataattataatgacGATAGTGGAAgtgaataa